The stretch of DNA CTTCATCGTCGGTGTGTTCGCGGTCATGGCGGCCTTCCCGGGGCAACGGGCAGAGCTGCTGTCCACCCTCGGCCTGACCGGTGTGCTGGTGGCCATCGGTGCTTACCTGCAAAAACGCCAACCGGCACTCTCGGCCCAGCGTGCCTCGCTGCGCCTGGACGAGGCAGCCAACGCCTGAACTGTGACACGGCTTCACAGCGGGTGTGCCGACGAGGGCCTTTTTCGGCCTGCGGCACACCCATAACCTGACGACAACGCGGGGCAGACCGCCCCGCTCATTCCAAGAAAACCCTGTGTGGAAACCCTCATGACCGTAGCCCGCAAACCCGACGAACTGGCCATTCCCTATCAACTGCCGCAAGTACCCTTCATGTCGCCCGACATGGTCCACCCCGGCGTGCTGGGCAAGTGGATCGAAGATGACCAGCTTTGGGTCCCGGTGACCGCCTCGGTGTCGTTCAAGCCCCTGCTGCTGAACGTTTCCGGCGGCTATTACATCAACCTGTTGCGGGTGCGCCAGAGCGGCGTGCTGTCGCGCCACCGCCACACCGGCGGCGTGCATGCCCTGGTGCTCAAGGGGCGCTGGTTCTACCTGGAGCACGACTGGGTCGCCGAGGAAGGTTCGTTCGCCTACGAGCCACCGGGCGAGACGCACACCTTGTTCGTACCGGAAGATGTCGAAGAAATGATCACCTGGTTCCATGTGCAAGGCGGCTACACCTACGTCGACCCACAAGGCGTGGCGGTGGGTTACGAGGACGTGTTCACCAAGCTGGAAAGCGCCCGCGCGCACTACAAGGCACTGGGCCTGCCGGACGACTACATCGAGCAGTTCATTCGCTGAGTGCAGGTTGCCAGCACCCGGCCGCGCTGCCAGTCTTCTGCTCAATCACCGGAGGCGGAACATGGACAACTACTCGCAACTGCTGGCGTTTCTCTGGGCCACCGAGCACGGCAACTTCTCTGCCGCTGCGCGGGCCTGCGGGATGACGCCCTCGGCCATCAGCAAGCTCATTTCGCGGCTTGAAGATCGCCTGCAGGTGCGCCTGTTCCAGCGTGGCACCCGCAGCCTGACGCTGACCGAAGAAGGCAGCGCCTACCTGGTCAGCGCACGGGCGGTGGTCAATGCCATGGCCGAGGCCGATTCGCTGGCCGAGGCCTTCCCGACCCGGGTCAGCGGGACCTTGCGCGTGCACACCATGACCACCTTCGCCAAGCACCAGATCATCCCCTGGCTGCCAGAGTTCCTGGCCGCCTACCCAGGGCTGACCGTGGATATTCAGGTTGGCGCGCAGTTCACCGACCAGTTCGACCAAGGCCTGGATGTGGCCATACACAGCGGCGTGCTGCCCGACTCGACGCGCATCGCCCGCAAGATCGGCCAGAGCCGCTGGATCCTCTGCGCTGCCCCCCAGTACCTGGCCCGCCATGGCACGCCGGCGCAACCCGGCGAACTGCTGGCGCACACCTGCTTTTCCTTCGGTTTCAGCAGCGTGTGGAACACCTGGAGCTTCGTCGTCGACGGCCAGGCCGTGACGGTGCCGGTGGTGCCCAAGGCCACCTTCGCCCAGGGCGACCTGCTGCGCGACCTGGCCCTGGACGGTGCCGGCATCGTGCGCCTGGCAGAGTTCCACATTGGCCAGGACATTCAAGAAGGCCGCCTGGTGCCGTTGCTCGAAGCGTACAGCAGCGACAGCGTCGAGCCGATCTACCTGATCTACACCAATCGCAAGCACCTCAGCCCGCGTATTCGCGTGTTCCGCGACTTCCTCGAACGCAAGCTCGCGCAGAACCCGTGGCATACCCGCTGAGCCCCCATGCACCCGCCCCGAACACAGAGGTACCCCATGCACAATCTCGTAGGCGATGTTTCCAGCGCCGCCCGCATCCTGCCTGACCTCGACGGCCAGGCCCTGTTCATCCGCAACGGCAAAGGCCCCTACCTGTACGACGACCAGGGCCGCCGCTACATCGACACGGCGCTGGGCTTCGGCGCCGTGCTGCTCGGCCACGCCAACGACACGGTCAATGGCCAGGTGGCCGCAGCCCTCGCCGACTCCGCTTCGCCGTCGTGGGCCCATGTGCGTGAACACGCCGCCGCCACCGCCCTGGCCGCGCACACCGGCGCCCTGAGCAAGGTGATTTTCACCAACTCCGGCAGCGAGGCCGTGCACCTGGCCTGCCGCGCTGCCCGGGCCTTCACCGGGCGTGGGCGCATCGCCAAGATGGCGGCCGGCTTCGATGGCTGGTTCGACGATGTCAGCTTCGGCAATGTCGGCTCCGCCGAGGCGGCTTTCGTCGATGGCCAGCGCCCCGCCACCGCCCGCACCACGCTGCTGCGTTTCAATGACTTCGATGACGTCGAGCGGCTGTTCGCCGAACACCACGACATCGCCGCCGTCATCCTCGAACCGATGCTGGCCAATGCCGGTTGCCTGATGCCGGCCCCCGGTTACCTGCAACACGTGCAGCAGGTCGCGCGCCGCCATGGCGCGCTGGTGATCGCCGACGAGGTGCTGATGGGCTTTCGCCTGCACGCCGGGCTTGCCAGCCAGCTGGCCGGGCTCGACCCGGACATTGCCAGCGTCGGCAAGGCCATCGGCAATGGCGTGCCGGTGTCGGCCATCGTCGGCAAACCGGAGGTCCTGGCCGCTTTCGAACAGGGCAAGGTATTGCGCGGCGGCACCTTCAGCGGCAACCCGCTGGCCTGCGCGGCGGTGATGAGCACCCTGGGCCAGCTTGACCAGCTCGATTACCCCGGCCTGATCGCCCGCGGCCAGCAGTTGCGCCAGGCGCTGGAGTCGATCTTCGAAGCGCAGGGCATCGTGGTAAGCACCAGTGGCTATGGCAATGTCTTCAGCCTGTGGCCTTCGCGCCAGGCACCGACCACCTACGAGCAGGCAGTGGCCGTGGGCAGCGCGGCGTTCAGCCAGGCCCTGCACCTTTCACTGCGTGAAGCCGGGGTGCTTGTGATGCCGTCGCAGTATGGCCGCCTGTACCTGTCGTTCGAGCACGACGACGCAGTCGTGGAGGCGATGAAAGTGGCCTTCGAGCGCGCCGCGGTCAAACTCGCAGCGCAGTTCGCCAGCCGCTGACACCCGCTTGACCAGAGGGAGCCGGGTGATCGACGATCAGCGCTCCCTCAATCAAGGATGGCGACATGTTACGGATACTGGGCAGGGCCTCTTCGATCAACGTGCGCAAGGTGCTGTGGGCTTGCGCCGAATTCAACATCGCCTTCGAGCGCGAGGAATGGGGCAGCGGCTTCCAGCCCACCGACGCGCCCGAATTCCTCGCACTCAACCCCAACGCCATGGTCCCGGTGATCCAGGATGGTGGTTTCACGCTGTGGGAGTCCAACAGCATCATCCGCTACCTGGCGAACCGTTATGGCGATGCGGCCTGCTACCCGAGCGAAGCGCAGGCACGGGCGCGCATCGACCAGTGGATCGACTGGCAGGCGGCGGACCTGAACCGGGCCTGGAGCTACCCGTTCATGGCGCTGGTGCGCAACTCGCCTGCGCATCAGGATGCCCAGGCGCTGGCGGCAGGTTGCGCACAGTGGGCCCACTTCATGGGCATCCTCGACCGGCAACTGGCAGCGACCGGCGCGTTCGTTGCAGGTGAACGCTTTACCCTGGCCGACATCCCCATCGGCCTGTCGGTGCAGCGCTGGTTCGCAACGCCCCTGGAGCACCCTCACTTGCCTGCCGTGAGCGCCTATTATGAGCGCCTCAGCCAGCGCCCAGGGTACCTTGCCCACGGTCGAAACGGCCTGCCTTGAACATACTGCTTTTTGTAGGAGCGGCCTTGCCGGGGCGCCGGACCGGTCGGAAAGGGCCGCAAAGCGGCCCCGGGATTTCAGCAGCGATGCTGATAGTGCTGGGGCTGCTTCGCAGCCCTTTCGCGACACGAGGCCGCTCCTACAAGGCCCGTGCCGTTGCTCATGCCTGCATACCCGCCAATGCCACCGGACGACTACGCCAGGCAATGGTCAGCACCAGCCCAAGCCCAGCCATCAACGCCCCGGCAAACGACACCGCCGAATACCCCATCCCGGCGTTGATCACCGCGCCACCCAGCGCCGCGCCAATGGCATTGCCCAGGTTGAACGCACCGATGTTCACCGCCGAGGCCAGGTTGGGGGCATCCTTGGCGGCGTCCATCACACGCATCTGCAGCGGCGGCACCAGGGCGAAACTGGCGATGCCCCAGACCAGGATCGCCAGCGCCGTCGGCAGCGACCAGCCAAGCATCGCCGGGAACACCAGCAGCACCGCAATCAGCACCAGCAGCGACACGATCAAGGTACGGTCCACCGAGCGATCCGCCGCCTTGCCACCCCACACATTGCCCAGCGTCAGGCCGACGCCGAACAGCACCAGCATGGCGGTGATGAAGGGGGTGGAAGCCTGGGCCTGGCTGTGCAGGATCGGCGCAATGTAGGTGAACACGGTAAACATCGCGCTGGAGCCAACCACGGTCAGCGTCAACGCCGCCAGCACCGGGCCACGCCCCAGCACACGAATCTCGGCCATCACCCCGGCGCTTTTGGGCAGTGGCACATTGGGCAGGGCAAACCACAGCGAAGCCATCGCCACCAGGCCCAGGCCGGCAATACCCCAGAATGCCGTGCGCCAGCCAAGCAGCTCACCGAACCAGGTGGCCAGCGGCACACCGCCAATGGTGGCCAGGGTGAGGCCCATGAACATGGCCGCCACCGCCCCTGCCCGCTTCTCGGGCGGTACCACACTGGCCGCCACCACCGAGCCGACGCCGAAGAACGCGCCGTGGTTGAGCGAAGTCACCACCCGTGCGATGAGCAGGCTCTGGTAGTCGGTAGCCAGGGCCGACAGCAGGTTGCCCAGGGTAAAGATGGCCATCAGCCCGATCAGCAGGTAACGCCGCGGGACCTTACCGGTGGCCAGGGTCATCAATGGTGCACCGATCAGCACGCCTAGCGCGTAGGCACTGACCAGCAGGCCTGCGGCCGGGATCGACACGCCCAGATCGGCGGCAATACCGGGCAGCATGCCCATGGGGGCGAACTCGGTGACACCGATGCCAAAAGCACCAATGGCGAGCGCCACGAGAGGGGGATTGATACGCATACAAGGCTCCTTATCTATGACGGGAATGCTACGATCCAGCCTTTGAATGCACTAGACCGGTTTTCCGGCAACCACCTTTGCGCTGGAGGCACAGATGGACTACAACGGGCGATCCGGGGAGATGGAGGTGTTTGCCAGGGTGGTGGATGAAGGCAGCCTGTCTGCCGCCGCGCGCGTGCTGGGCCTGACGCCCTCGGCGGTAAGCCGCATCATTGCCCGCGCCGAGCAGCGCCTGGGCACCCGCCTGCTGCTGCGCACCACCCGGGCGATCACCCTCACCACCGAGGGCGAGGCGTACCTGCGTGGGGCGCGGCGCATCCTGGCGGACCTGCTTGAGGTGGAAGAGGCGATCACCGACCAGGGCGTGCCGCGCGGGCGGTTGCGGGTCAGCGCGGCGCTGGGGCATGGGCGGCTGACGGTGGTGCCGTTACTGACCGCGTTCAGCGCGCTGTACCCGCAGGTGCTGGTGGACCTGACGCTGAGTGATGAAATCGCCGATATCCATGGCGGTCAGGCCGATGTGGCGCTGCGCTTTGGCCAGCTGCCGGACAGCTCGCTGAGTGCGCGCTGCATTGGCCATACCGGCCAGGTGGTCGTGGCTTCACCTGAATACCTTGCACGCTGCGGTACGCCGCAGGAGCCAGAGGACCTGGCGCAGCACAACTGCCTGCGCTTCAACTTCCGGCGCGCAGCACCGGATTGGCCGTTTCGCCGGGAGGGGGAGGATTTTTCACTGAAGGTGACGGGGAATATCGAGTGCAGCAGTGGCGAGGCGCTGGCGCAACTGGCCAGGCTGGGGGCGGGTATTGCCCGGATCGGGACATTTACCGTGGCCGATGAGCTGAAAAACGGTCAACTGGTGGCGCTGCTGGAAGACTACAACCCGGGCGACCGCGAACCGCTGCATGCGGTGTTCGTGGGCGGGCCGGCGATGCCGGCGCGGGTGCGGGTGTTTGTCGACTTTCTGCTGGAGCATCACCAAGGGTGGCCGCTGAACCAGCCCTGACACATTTCCCTTGTAGGAGCGGCCTTGTGTCGCGAAAGGGTTGCGAAGCAGCCCCAAGGTATTGGCGTCACAGCATAAAGTGCTGGGGCTGCTTCGCAGCCCTTTCGCGACACAAGGCCGCTCCTACAGAGACCGCAGTCGTTGCTTAACTCTGCATCCCCTTCAACAAGAACTCCATGAACCGGCGCACATCCTCGCGGTGCGCCACCAGGTCCAGCGGCTCGCGACTGCACAGCCGCAGAAGCTGCAGATGCCCGTAGTCGTTGATCAGAAACGCCGCGTAGCCCACATCGAGGTCGGCGCGCAGCTTGCCGCTGTCACACAGGTCCTGGAGCAGGTGCTTGAGCTCTTCGACCAGCGCATCGTTGACCCGCTTGTAGGCCCCTGGCACATCGCGCTGATTGCTGCCCAGCAGCGGCAGCAAGGGCGGCAGAATCTCCCGCCACAACGGTGCCGGCAACACCTCGAAGGCGTAATCGGTCAGGTGCGTTTCATAGCAGCACAACGCATCCAGCGCCTGCTCGAACTCCCCAAGGCGCCTGCGCGCCTCGGCTACCGCGCGGTGATCGGCCTCGCGCAACTTCTCCAGCAGGATCTCCTGCTTGCTGCCGAAATAGGCGAACACCGTGGGCACCGACACCGCCGCCAGGCGGGCAATCTGCTCCATGGTGGTGGTCTGGAAGCCCTGGCGCTCGAACAGGCCCAGCGCCGTACGGCTGATCGTCTCCCGGCGCAGCGCCTTCTGCTGCTCGCGCAATCCGCTCACTTTGCAACCCTTTGTCGAAACCGGTGGCCAGC from Pseudomonas putida encodes:
- a CDS encoding 2,4'-dihydroxyacetophenone dioxygenase family protein, which translates into the protein MTVARKPDELAIPYQLPQVPFMSPDMVHPGVLGKWIEDDQLWVPVTASVSFKPLLLNVSGGYYINLLRVRQSGVLSRHRHTGGVHALVLKGRWFYLEHDWVAEEGSFAYEPPGETHTLFVPEDVEEMITWFHVQGGYTYVDPQGVAVGYEDVFTKLESARAHYKALGLPDDYIEQFIR
- a CDS encoding glutathione S-transferase family protein; this translates as MLRILGRASSINVRKVLWACAEFNIAFEREEWGSGFQPTDAPEFLALNPNAMVPVIQDGGFTLWESNSIIRYLANRYGDAACYPSEAQARARIDQWIDWQAADLNRAWSYPFMALVRNSPAHQDAQALAAGCAQWAHFMGILDRQLAATGAFVAGERFTLADIPIGLSVQRWFATPLEHPHLPAVSAYYERLSQRPGYLAHGRNGLP
- a CDS encoding LysR family transcriptional regulator, whose product is MDYNGRSGEMEVFARVVDEGSLSAAARVLGLTPSAVSRIIARAEQRLGTRLLLRTTRAITLTTEGEAYLRGARRILADLLEVEEAITDQGVPRGRLRVSAALGHGRLTVVPLLTAFSALYPQVLVDLTLSDEIADIHGGQADVALRFGQLPDSSLSARCIGHTGQVVVASPEYLARCGTPQEPEDLAQHNCLRFNFRRAAPDWPFRREGEDFSLKVTGNIECSSGEALAQLARLGAGIARIGTFTVADELKNGQLVALLEDYNPGDREPLHAVFVGGPAMPARVRVFVDFLLEHHQGWPLNQP
- a CDS encoding LysR family transcriptional regulator codes for the protein MDNYSQLLAFLWATEHGNFSAAARACGMTPSAISKLISRLEDRLQVRLFQRGTRSLTLTEEGSAYLVSARAVVNAMAEADSLAEAFPTRVSGTLRVHTMTTFAKHQIIPWLPEFLAAYPGLTVDIQVGAQFTDQFDQGLDVAIHSGVLPDSTRIARKIGQSRWILCAAPQYLARHGTPAQPGELLAHTCFSFGFSSVWNTWSFVVDGQAVTVPVVPKATFAQGDLLRDLALDGAGIVRLAEFHIGQDIQEGRLVPLLEAYSSDSVEPIYLIYTNRKHLSPRIRVFRDFLERKLAQNPWHTR
- a CDS encoding aspartate aminotransferase family protein; translated protein: MHNLVGDVSSAARILPDLDGQALFIRNGKGPYLYDDQGRRYIDTALGFGAVLLGHANDTVNGQVAAALADSASPSWAHVREHAAATALAAHTGALSKVIFTNSGSEAVHLACRAARAFTGRGRIAKMAAGFDGWFDDVSFGNVGSAEAAFVDGQRPATARTTLLRFNDFDDVERLFAEHHDIAAVILEPMLANAGCLMPAPGYLQHVQQVARRHGALVIADEVLMGFRLHAGLASQLAGLDPDIASVGKAIGNGVPVSAIVGKPEVLAAFEQGKVLRGGTFSGNPLACAAVMSTLGQLDQLDYPGLIARGQQLRQALESIFEAQGIVVSTSGYGNVFSLWPSRQAPTTYEQAVAVGSAAFSQALHLSLREAGVLVMPSQYGRLYLSFEHDDAVVEAMKVAFERAAVKLAAQFASR
- a CDS encoding MFS transporter, giving the protein MRINPPLVALAIGAFGIGVTEFAPMGMLPGIAADLGVSIPAAGLLVSAYALGVLIGAPLMTLATGKVPRRYLLIGLMAIFTLGNLLSALATDYQSLLIARVVTSLNHGAFFGVGSVVAASVVPPEKRAGAVAAMFMGLTLATIGGVPLATWFGELLGWRTAFWGIAGLGLVAMASLWFALPNVPLPKSAGVMAEIRVLGRGPVLAALTLTVVGSSAMFTVFTYIAPILHSQAQASTPFITAMLVLFGVGLTLGNVWGGKAADRSVDRTLIVSLLVLIAVLLVFPAMLGWSLPTALAILVWGIASFALVPPLQMRVMDAAKDAPNLASAVNIGAFNLGNAIGAALGGAVINAGMGYSAVSFAGALMAGLGLVLTIAWRSRPVALAGMQA
- a CDS encoding TetR/AcrR family transcriptional regulator, whose product is MSGLREQQKALRRETISRTALGLFERQGFQTTTMEQIARLAAVSVPTVFAYFGSKQEILLEKLREADHRAVAEARRRLGEFEQALDALCCYETHLTDYAFEVLPAPLWREILPPLLPLLGSNQRDVPGAYKRVNDALVEELKHLLQDLCDSGKLRADLDVGYAAFLINDYGHLQLLRLCSREPLDLVAHREDVRRFMEFLLKGMQS